The Bacteroidota bacterium DNA segment ATGTTAAGTTAAAATTCATATCATACTTGAACGCACTTTCATATTTCCTCAAACCGATTTCAAATTCAACACCTTTATTGGTTACATCACCGGCATTTACAAAAGGTGCATAATTACCTACTGAAAGAGGAGGTGTACCTGGGGTCAGAAGGTCTTTTGTAGTCTTGTTGAAATAGTCGAAACCAAAGGATAATCTGTTTGCCCACATGTACATATCCAAACCGATGTCAACTTGTTCGCTGGTGGCCCAGACAAGTTCAGGGTTAGCCAATAATTCCGGTTCGGCACCGGTATAGAATCCGCCCCCAGGTTTTGGGTATTTAATTCCAGAAGTAGTAATTAAAGCCCTGAACTGATCGGGACCAAGTCCTGAGAGCATACCATTTTGTCCCCATGAGGCTCTGATTTTCAGGAAATCGACGAAATCAACATTCCAGAAATCCTCACCGGTGACGATCCAGCCTGCAGAAACAGACGGGAAATTTCCCCACCTGTTATCAGTACCCAGCAGTGACGTTCCATCACGACGGAAAACAAAACTAAGAAGGTATCTGCCATCATATTCATAGGAAGCCCGTCCAAAGTAGGATACAAGCCTGTCGTCACGAAGACTGCCACTCACCTTTCCATCCACTTCAACATCACCATGTTCCGCAAAATTGTCATCTTCGGCAAAAATGGGTCCGGAGATAGTAGTCAGATATTTATGCGTGTATTGCTGTGCCGACATACCTGCAATTACATTAATATGGTGTTTATTATTAAAGATGCTATCGTATGTCACGAAGTTTTCCAACATCCATGTAGACCATGTATCCGTATTATCTCTGACATTGGCCTGTGTATTCATTCGTTCGGATGAGAACCAGAATGAAGGATACCATGTATGGAATAACTGGTTAGCGACATCAACACTGGCCCTGGTGGTTAAAGAAAATCCTTTCCATGCTGCACCACCCAGGATTGCATAAATGTTACCCATAAATTTATCCTGTTTGGTAGAACCTTTCGCGATCTCTAACTGGGCTAATGGATTTGCGATCTCACCTTTAACATAATCTGAAACGCCATAATACTTTCCATCACCGTTCTGTACGAGTGTGTATCCTTGGTCCAAAGCACTCTGTGCATTATCGGACAAAGCACCTTCATAAATGACCGGTGTCAGTGGATCAAGCATTAACGCCGAAGCAATGAGCCCCCCGAATTCATCGTCTTCTGTAATAGCATTGCGCCTGAAATGATAATATGTCAGGTTCGTCCCGACTTTCAACCAATTTTTAACCTGTTGTGTTACATTAGTACGCAAGGTAAAACGCTCTAAATTAGATTTATCGCCACCAACCACACCGTCTTGATTCATGTATGATCCTGATATATAGTAAGACCCCAAATTTGTGGCCCTGCTGAAAGAAAGATGATGCCTTTGTTGCATTGCATTTTGCTGGATCTCATCCATCCAACTGGTATTAATTGAGCTATTGGTTGGGATTTCGACACCCACATTAGCTTCATTTACCCATGTGGCATAACTTGAAGCATCCATTGGATGAGTATATTTGCCAATACTCTGCGTGCCGATTTGAAAATTATAGCTTACCAGTCCTGTCCCAGTTCCTGTAGTTTTCACTCCTTTTTTTGTGGTAATGAGAATAACACCATTGGCAGCATCAGCCCCATATATGGCTGCAGAGGCTGCATCTTTCAGGACCTCGACGGATTCAACATCATAAGGTTCAACATTATCAATATCCCCGGTCCTGATTCCATCAACCACATAAAGTGGCTGCGCGCTACCATTGGTACCGACACCCCTGATCACCACCTTCAAACCCGATCCGGGTGAACCAGAGTTGTTTGTGACACTGACACCCGTCAATCGACCTTGCAATGCCTCATTAACCGTGGCAACCGGGACTTCGGTGAGCTGTTTGGCATTCAAATTTGCTATTGCACCTGTGACATTCGCTCGTTTTTGGGTACCATAACCTATCACGATAACTTCCTCAAGGCCAATAATATTTTCAACCAATGCGATATCAACGGTTTCTCCCTGCTTCATTTCTTTCTCATAGGTAGTATAACCTACCATGGAGAGGGTTAGTACCAGGGATGCATTGGATGAATGCAACAGGAATTTGCCATTGATGTCCGTCATTGTTCCGTTGGTTGTACCCTTTTCGATAACATTAACGCCAGGTAAAGGTCCACCGTCACTACTATGAACTGCTCCTGAATAGCTGTACTGCTGCTGTGCAGTAATAGTAAATGACACACTTAACAACAGAATTCCTATAACTAACAGGAATTTTTTTGCCATAGTGTTTACTTTTAAATAATTGTAAAATTCTGTTCTCATAGGTTTTTCATTTAGGTTTTTGATAATTTGTTTTAATCGTCTGGATTCATAAAAAAGACAATTCGGAAAAAGTTATTCAGTATTATTTACACATAAGGGTACCTCTAAAAACTTTTATTTATTAGAAATTTGAAAGACAAAACAACCATACTTTAAATTTTCAGCTCCGAAAGCCTCATCATATTGGGCTAAACGGTGCTGGACTTATAATCGTTCTTTGACTTTTTGTAT contains these protein-coding regions:
- a CDS encoding TonB-dependent receptor; translation: MAKKFLLVIGILLLSVSFTITAQQQYSYSGAVHSSDGGPLPGVNVIEKGTTNGTMTDINGKFLLHSSNASLVLTLSMVGYTTYEKEMKQGETVDIALVENIIGLEEVIVIGYGTQKRANVTGAIANLNAKQLTEVPVATVNEALQGRLTGVSVTNNSGSPGSGLKVVIRGVGTNGSAQPLYVVDGIRTGDIDNVEPYDVESVEVLKDAASAAIYGADAANGVILITTKKGVKTTGTGTGLVSYNFQIGTQSIGKYTHPMDASSYATWVNEANVGVEIPTNSSINTSWMDEIQQNAMQQRHHLSFSRATNLGSYYISGSYMNQDGVVGGDKSNLERFTLRTNVTQQVKNWLKVGTNLTYYHFRRNAITEDDEFGGLIASALMLDPLTPVIYEGALSDNAQSALDQGYTLVQNGDGKYYGVSDYVKGEIANPLAQLEIAKGSTKQDKFMGNIYAILGGAAWKGFSLTTRASVDVANQLFHTWYPSFWFSSERMNTQANVRDNTDTWSTWMLENFVTYDSIFNNKHHINVIAGMSAQQYTHKYLTTISGPIFAEDDNFAEHGDVEVDGKVSGSLRDDRLVSYFGRASYEYDGRYLLSFVFRRDGTSLLGTDNRWGNFPSVSAGWIVTGEDFWNVDFVDFLKIRASWGQNGMLSGLGPDQFRALITTSGIKYPKPGGGFYTGAEPELLANPELVWATSEQVDIGLDMYMWANRLSFGFDYFNKTTKDLLTPGTPPLSVGNYAPFVNAGDVTNKGVEFEIGLRKYESAFKYDMNFNLTWLNNEVTYLNPLLDRVQGNSVGTGWTATWLELNQPVWYFRGYKTDGIFQNQQQIDAYKEANGGLAGYNPVPGDPVVVNTNGDNLINDEDQTSIGDPHPHFMWGAIFNFAYHGFDLRLFLQGVHGQDILLGWNRYDRSTSNRPQFFFDDRWTGEGSTNERPRADQSNPFIYNSDLMVYKGSYVRIKQIQLGYTLPGKVMDKMKIQNLRFYVSLDDFFTFTNYPGMDPEAGSPDDNSQGIDRGLYPTPRTFLFGLSCSF